A single genomic interval of Dysidea avara chromosome 8, odDysAvar1.4, whole genome shotgun sequence harbors:
- the LOC136264124 gene encoding uncharacterized protein, protein MEICDFQRAMICCYLLIMIVSVTCITVYPDEDITQGNCSQKLDAFLCHCLSSNVTVYLSPGDYTFHSQDLCMTVGKKNIAIIGTGNSPSDTTIRCDGGPFNMLFLNTHNITIGNIRIIGCGGLIDASINETYVRLVPVSYFGRGSRYVLMVVNSSNVTIEKLIMQHSLGYGFLGWNTHGTVRLSQVYIENTTFENDPNCANYDYNSNSADFSCSGSGLLLIYSDFGTYNESCNFIIDGCVFRNNRNSIPTNEHKKLSFLVDTAYYHGPIPPIGAGGIAVFSVQTTYAVTTTVNNTLFYNNNGSYSASVAIAVIHTVENIFRFENCLFEDNNRISLSFVEDEFSSLYRRGGIVFHYLVLRGGVSINLPDLPTTHFTELEMITLTRCNFTKLGGTRGAAMHIEKISPDYITIVVRVEQVNFVENEADVGSAIYSKLSEFRVSLQYEGSRGIQFNLIDVNAVNNKISSGANLNYGASGVFRGVFSFENCQAYFQCNHQCKFTDNQPSVIYGHNAGVVISGRAVFEHNKAIYGGAVWLHDTIVYIHAGSKLWFKHNIATSFGGAINIHFTNTNVQTEDVCPIQFIGNSSAIFDVENLDKLNVSIGFSDNYAFTQTSLQSIFSNVFYVCSWYPDTLTQIDLGIHTPVINGTRDSVYRRVFDFYPNDSANNHLFILAYVPCPCDEALQYNVTSCLNEQQVNLNKPVVPGRSFNISIVSLDVVGSVGYSSTLYSRVYHRNVIEKQLILGDGQNRRSFFTYSVNKTCTNVDFVVYGQNPEIPNNGTLEISLTNEHHRSLWINFKFSNCSVGFKLGNESFAYGCVCDDFFDTKTDGRFECDTTTGNITRHRRRAWLSVVGGDLQYARICSPTFCNEDLISFSLSEEDLDVLCTNHHSGRVCGGCEDGFSRVFGSDTCKKCDNAWLATIVLYAILGVVLVVILFLFNFNVTLGTINGLIFFCNVMSMNEQLFFNTEISRFSFLRVFISLINLDLGFEICFYDGMSQLVKTGLQFVFPVYLWLLMLIIIYTGKFYFRAHKLSSYSAVPVLSTLILLAYSKLLRSTISVFAFDRIQSSEYGSIVAWQPDPTVEYFTGGHIVLFLVGTFFLLVFIIPFVIFFIFPSIILRSKRLSYFFPIFDCYFAPYKVKYRYWFGLRALLLLFLSGMEAIIFTYKETFLLSSIAIVGCFTIVQASFHPFKDKLINFLDLIFMSIFLLLATVTLYLYPSTEGYDEVSIVVKVLGSLSFVFFCLIVLYHSYHITRHTRWNMYLTDIIWNEVNNSSVPYHFLSSQNSSQSDISQRDHNYRKLESIPPHARFRESLLEQM, encoded by the coding sequence ATGGAGATTTGTGATTTTCAAAGAGCTATGATCTGTTGCTACTTGCTCATAATGATTGTCAGTGTTACTTGTATCACTGTGTATCCTGATGAAGACATAACACAAGGAAATTGTTCACAAAAGCTAGATGCTTTCTTGTGTCACTGTCTTTCTTCTAACGTGACAGTTTATCTCTCACCTGGTGATTACACCTTCCACAGCCAAGATTTGTGTATGACTGTGGGCAAGAAAAATATTGCGATCATTGGCACAGGTAATTCTCCCAGTGATACAACAATTAGGTGTGATGGAGGTCCATTCAATATGCTGTTCTTAAACACACATAATATTACAATCGGAAATATTCGCATAATAGGCTGTGGAGGTCTCATCGATGCTTCCATCAATGAAACATATGTTAGACTGGTGCCTGTTAGTTACTTTGGAAGAGGATCTAGGTATGTCTTGATGGTAGTCAATTCAAGTAATGTAACTATTGAAAAGTTGATTATGCAGCACAGCCTAGGTTACGGCTTTTTGGGATGGAATACCCATGGAACAGTGAGGTTATCACAAGTGTACATTGAAAACACAACATTTGAAAATGATCCTAATTGTGCAAATTATGACTATAATAGTAACAGTGCTGATTTCAGTTGCTCTGGAAGTGGTCTGTTGTTGATTTATTCTGATTTTGGTACTTACAATGAAAGTTGTAATTTCATAATCGATGGCTGTGTATTTAGGAATAATAGAAACAGTATTCCTACTAATGAACACAAAAAGTTGTCATTTCTTGTTGATACTGCATACTATCATGGTCCAATCCCACCAATTGGAGCAGGTGGTATTGCTGTATTTAGTGTACAGACTACTTACGCTGTTACAACGACAGTAAATAACACCTTATTTTACAACAACAATGGATCGTATTCAGCTAGCGTAGCTATCGCTGTTATTCACACCGTAGAAAACATCTTCAGATTTGAAAATTGCTTATTTGAAGACAATAACAGAATATCACTATCATTCGTGGAAGATGAGTTTTCTAGTTTGTACCGAAGAGGTGGTATCGTGTTTCACTATTTAGTACTTAGAGGAGGAGTATCAATTAATTTACCAGATTTACCTACTACCCACTTTACTGAACTTGAAATGATAACACTTACACGTTGTAATTTCACAAAGTTGGGTGGTACTAGAGGAGCAGCTATGCACATTGAGAAAATCTCTCCAGATTATATAACAATAGTTGTAAGGGTTGAACAGGTCAATTTTGTTGAGAATGAAGCTGATGTAGGTTCAGCCATTTACTCAAAACTGTCAGAATTTCGTGTATCATTGCAATATGAGGGTAGTAGAGGAATTCAATTTAATCTAATTGATGTCAATGCAGTAAATAACAAGATATCTTCAGGTGCTAATCTCAACTATGGTGCCAGCGGTGTTTTTAGGGGAGTGTTTTCATTTGAAAATTGTCAAGCTTACTTCCAGTGCAACCATCAGTGTAAATTTACTGATAATCAACCATCAGTGATTTATGGACATAATGCTGGAGTAGTTATATCAGGTAGGGCAGTGTTTGAACACAATAAAGCTATTTATGGAGGTGCCGTTTGGTTACATGACACCATTGTCTATATTCATGCTGGATCCAAGCTGTGGTTCAAGCACAACATTGCCACTTCATTTGGTGGTGCTATTAATATCCACTTTACAAACACAAATGTTCAAACTGAAGATGTTTGTCCTATTCAATTTATTGGTAATTCATCAGCAATATTTGATGTTGAAAATCTTGACAAACTCAATGTCAGCATTGGCTTTTCTGATAACTATGCTTTTACTCAAACTTCTTTGCAGTCGATATTTTCCAATGTTTTCTATGTCTGTTCATGGTATCCTGATACACTGACCCAGATTGACCTGGGAATACACACTCCAGTTATTAATGGAACGAGAGATTCAGTATACCGACGTGTGTTTGACTTTTATCCCAATGATAGTGCCAATAACCACTTGTTTATACTGGCATATGTACCATGTCCTTGTGATGAAGCTTTGCAGTATAATGTAACTAGCTGCCTAAATGAACAGCAAGTGAATCTGAACAAACCAGTAGTTCCTGGAAGATCATTTAATATCTCCATTGTCAGTTTAGATGTGGTCGGCTCAGTAGGGTATTCATCAACTCTTTATAGCAGAGTCTATCACAGAAATGTAATTGAAAAACAGTTGATCTTAGGTGATGGCCAGAATAGAAGAAGTTTCTTTACATACAGTGTGAATAAGACATGCACTAATGTAGATTTTGTTGTCTATGGGCAGAATCCTGAAATCCCTAATAATGGAACCCTGGAAATATCTCTAACGAATGAACATCACCGTAGTTTATGGATAAATTTCAAATTTAGCAATTGTTCGGTTGGGTTTAAGCTAGGTAATGAATCATTTGCATATGGATGTGTTTGTGATGACTTTTTTGATACAAAAACTGATGGACGGTTTGAGTGTGATACTACAACTGGAAATATTACTCGTCATCGTCGCCGAGCTTGGTTATCAGTAGTTGGTGGAGACTTACAATATGCTAGGATATGTTCACCTACCTTCTGTAATGAAGATTTGATATCATTTAGCCTTAGTGAAGAAGATCTAGATGTACTTTGTACCAACCATCATTCGGGAAGAGTGTGTGGTGGATGTGAAGATGGTTTTAGTAGAGTATTTGGTTCTGATACTTGTAAGAAATGTGATAATGCTTGGCTAGCCACAATAGTGTTGTATGCCATTCTGGGAGTTGTATTAGTGGTGATATTGTTCTTGTTTAATTTTAATGTCACGCTAGGAACCATCAACGGATTAATATTCTTCTGTAATGTTATGAGTATGAATGAACAACTATTTTTTAACACTGAAATTTCAAGGTTTTCATTTTTAAGAGTGTTTATTTCATTAATCAACTTAGACTTAGGATTTGAAATATGCTTTTATGATGGAATGTCTCAACTTGTTAAAACTGGATTGCAGTTTGTGTTCCCAGTGTATCTGTGGCTATTGATGCTGATAATAATCTATACGGGGAAATTTTATTTCCGTGCCCATAAGCTATCGTCCTATTCAGCCGTGCCAGTACTATCCACACTAATCTTGCTTGCATATTCAAAGCTGCTACGCTCTACCATAAGTGTTTTTGCATTTGACAGAATCCAGTCATCTGAATATGGATCTATTGTTGCGTGGCAACCAGATCCTACTGTGGAGTACTTCACAGGTGGCCATATTGTGTTGTTTCTAGTTGGAACATTTTTTCTTCTAGTTTTCATCATTCCTTTTGtcattttcttcatttttccGAGCATAATATTGAGGTCAAAACGGCTGAGTTACTTTTTCCCAATATTCGATTGCTACTTTGCACCTTACAAAGTCAAGTATCGATATTGGTTTGGATTACGAGCTTTATTGCTGCTTTTCCTCTCTGGAATGGAAGCAATAATTTTCACGTATAAAGAAACATTTTTGTTATCAAGCATTGCTATTGTTGGATGTTTTACCATAGTGCAAGCATCTTTTCATCCTTTCAAAGACAAACTGATTAATTTTCTTGACTTAATATTCATGAGTATTTTCCTCCTCCTTGCTACAGTAACTTTATACCTTTATCCCAGTACAGAAGGCTATGATGAAGTCAGTATTGTTGTTAAAGTTCTTGGCTCTTTGAGCTTTGTGTTTTTCTGCCTGATAGTTTTGTATCATTCTTATCACATCACTAGGCATACTCGCTGGAACATGTATTTGACTGATATCATTTGGAATGAAGTAAACAACTCTAGTGTGCCGTATCACTTCCTGTCATCACAAAATAGTTCTCAGTCAGATATTTCTCAACGGGACCACAACTATAGAAAGCTTGAGAGTATTCCTCCGCATGCACGATTTCGTGAATCGTTACTTGAACAAATGTAA